The sequence AATGAAGGTGGAAGAGGAGTTTATGTTCCAATGGCATCAATTAATGCAAACGGAACAATGAATTGGAAAAACGGAAGAATCAATCAAAATTTTGGAAGAGTTTTAGAATTGGTAAGTGACGGAAAAGTAAACCAGTTCTCATTTGTAGTTGACACAAGCTACCGTTATTGGAAAGATGGAGAAATTACCGCAAGTTACACGTGGTCTGACATCAGAGACAACACATCTTACAACGGAAACGTAGCCAACTCTGCAACGCTTTCAACTTTAGTCCAAAGTGATCCCAGAGATTTAAGAATGTCTTATTCTGATAACCAATTCAGAAATAAAGTAGTATTGTATGGTAATTCACCTACAATCGCAGGATTTACCTTGGGATTGAGATATTCAGGGATTGGAGGAACACGTTTCTCGGTAACTTCAGGAGGAAACATCAATGGAGATTTTGTAGATACCAACGATTTGGCATATATTTTCCCATCGATTACACAAGCTTTAGTTGATGATCCTGAAGTAGGCAAAGCATTGAAAAACTATATTACAGATTACAACAATCAGGTTGCAGAAAGAAATGGCGGTAAAAATGGATTCTTTGGAATTTGGGATGTACGTATTGCTAAAAAAATCAAATTTGAAAAAATAGGAGGTTTTGAACTTTCTGTCGATATTTTCAACGTGGCCAATATGCTCAATAAAGAATGGGGCGTAAATAAATCTTACGGAAATACAGCATTGTACAGAATTACAGGGTTTGATCCTGTTACAAAGCAATTTCAATATGCTAAAAACACAAGTGGTTTAGAGCCTTTATCAGGTAATCCGTACCAGATTCAGTTAGGTGCAAAATATACTTTTTAATCAAAAATATTATTAAATATCAATATATTTAAAAGCTCGGAGATGATCTGTAATTAAGAAAATCTAAAAAGTCTTTAAGAGAAAGATAGTCAAAGAGCTTTTAATTTAATACATTATATCATGAAAAATTTTATCTTAGGGTTAGCAGTTTTAAGTACAGCAATGATGAGCGCACAAACCCAGATTATCGCACACAGAGGATATTGGCAGACCAATCCTCCTACAACAGAAAATTCAATTAAAGCATTAGAAAATGCACAGGATTTAAAGATTTACGGAGCCGAATTTGACGTGAGAATGACCAAAGACGGTGTTTTGGTTGTAAACCACGACGAGCATCACGATAAAATGGAAATTTCAGAAACAGATTTCAAAGAATTGAAAAAACTGAAATTATCAAATGGTGAGAATTTTCCTCTGTTAAAAGATTACTTAAAGGCTGGAAAAAAAGATAAATCTTTAAAGCTGATTGTTGAAATTAAGCCAGACAAAACAAAAGAAAAAGAAGATGAATTAACGGCAAAAACCATCAAGTTGGTAAAAGAGTTAAAACTTGAATCTCAAAGTGAGTTCATTTCTTTTAGTTTAAATATCTGCAAAGAGATTAAAAAATTAGAGCCAACATTCAAAGTTCAGTATTTGAAAGGCGAATTGTCTCCGCAGCAAATCAAAGACGAAGGTTTAGACGGAATTGATTATCACTACAGCATTTTCCAGAAAAATCCGACATGGATTGCTGATGCTAAAGCTTTAGGATTGATCACAAATGCCTGGACGGTAAACGATGTTGTTGTTTATGACGAATTAAAAAAGCAGGGAATCGGTTTTATTACAACCAATATTCCAGATCAGCTGAAGAATAAATAAGCTGTCATTTTTTACTTAGATTTATATATTATTCAACCTGTCTCAAAAGAGACAGGTTTTTTATTGTACAATACTCTGATTTGAAGATATATAGTGTGAAAAATTATTTTCTCAAGAAAAGACAATAAAGGTATGCGAAAATAATTCATTTTTTGTATTAAAAATAATTCATTCTTTTAAACAGCTGTCAGTTAGAAGTTTATGTATTTATGTTCATCATAAATTAATATGGCGTTTAAGAATTCTTTAAAATATGTTAAAACCCTATTAAAGTTATGCTCGTCATAGCTTTCTAATTTTGCGCAAACAAAAAAGTGTATGCGTAAAGAGACTCAAAAATTACTTCTGTTATCCGTATTAGGATTGGTGAGCGTCAATATGGCAGCTCAGCAACAGGTAAAGAAAGATACGATCAAGAATATCGATGAAGTTGTAGTGACCGCTCTGGGTATCAAAAGACAAGATAAATCCTTAGGTTATGTAGCTGAGAAAGTAAACTCGGAGGTTTTTGAAAATATTCAGAATAACAATTGGGCTCAAGGTCTTGAAGGCAGAGTTTCTGGTCTTAAAGTACAAACTGCTGGAGCGGGACCTCTTGGTTCTGCGAGAATAACACTTAGAGGAGAAAAAACCTTTGGTTTTGCTGGAAATTATGCCTTGATTGTTGTTGACGGCGTTCCTTTAAGTAATTCAACTACAGGTACCGGAACCGCAGCATATGGTGCAGGAACCGGGGGAGATTTGCCAGTCGATTTGGGTGATGGTTTGAACAGTATTAATCCGGATGATATTGAGTCGGTAACTGTACTAAAAGGTGCTTCTGCAGCGGCATTGTATGGATCGAGAGCTGCGAATGGAGCCTTGATGATTACCACAAAATCAGGAAAAGGTAAAAACAGTAAACTTACTGTTTCTTTTAATTCGACATTAAGCTATGACTCGGTTTTAAAATGGCCTGATTATCAGTATCAATACGGGCAGGGGACATTAGCGAAAAACACAGCAGGAGAGTTTTTCTATTCTTACGGAGCATCTGCAGACGGTGTAAGTACAGGAGGAACGAGTAGCGCATTTGGGCCAAAGTTTAACGGACAGTCTTATTTCCAATACGATCCTAATTTGCTTGGGCAAAGTGCAGAAAGACAATTATGGAGACCATATGAAGATAATATAAAAGGTTTTTGGGAAACGGGCGTGACGTCTTCTAATAATGTTTCAGTAGAAAGCAGTACAGAAAAAACAAGCTTTAGAGCATCATTAACTTACCTGGATAACAAATGGATGATGCCGAATACTGGTTTTAACCGTTTTAATGGGGCGATCTCATTAGATCATAAAGTAACAGATAAATTCAGAATTTCAACCAAATTCAACTACGCCAATACACAAAGTGATAATCTTCCTGCAACGGGATACAATAACCAGTCTATTTCTTATTTCATGATTTTCCAGAATCCGAATGTTGATTTGGCTTGGTATAAACCAATCTGGAAACCGGGTCAGGAAGAAATAGATCAGATTCATCCATTCAGTTCGTTTATTGATAACCCTTATTTGATTGCTTATAAAATGCTGAATGGTGTAGAAAAGAAATTAATCACCGGAAATATTTCTGCAACTTATGATTTCAACAAAAATTTCAGCTTGATGTTAAGATCAGGAATCGAAATGCTTGATGAAGAAAGAACGACAAAAAGACCTTATAGTTCAGCTAATTATCTGAAAGGTTTCTACAGAGAGCAATATATTAAAAATAATGAGTTCAATAATGATTTGTTATTTACATTCAAAAAGATTACGGCAAATTTAATGTGAGCGCAAATGCAGGAGCAAGTATTCGTTACAATCAATATGTAATGACAGACTTCCGTGCTGAAGGCTTAAAGGTTGCAGGTGACTATAGTCTTAATAATGCCATAGCGCTTATTACAAAAGTTCCTAAACCTAATGATCAACAAATGAACAGTGTGTATGGGTTAGTAAGTGCTAATTATGATAATTTGATATTTTTAGATGTTACTGCAAGAAATGACTGGAGCAGTACATTAAATAAAGATAATCGATCATTTTTTTATCCTTCAGTAAGTTCAAGTTTTATTCTTTCAGATATATTTAAATTATCAAGCTCGAATTTTAATTATTGGAAACTAAGAGCTTCTTGGGCTCAGGTAGGTCTTGGCGGGTCAGCTTATCAAATCGATAAATATTATACGCCAAGTGATTTTGTAGGATCTGTTTTAACTCCAAGTACATATGTAACCCCAAACATAAGACCTCAGGAAAATAGCAATATTGAAGCAGGAATGGATCTTTCCATTCTAAAAAATAGATTAAGCTACAATTTCACATTGTATCAAAATACCACAGTTGACGAAATTCTTGGAGTTTCCACTCCTGTAGAATCGGGGTATACAACTCGTATTATCAATGCAGGGGAAATAAGAAACAGAGGTGTTGAAATGAGCTTAAATGCAATTCCGGTAAAATCTAAAAACTTTAGCTGGAATGTTTCTGCAAACTGGTCTATGAATAGAAATAAAGTAATGTCACTTCCTGAAGAATACACAGGTGATAATTATTATACAATCTCTACAGTAGCCGGAGTTTTATATTACAACGCAGTTGTAGGCGGTTCTTTGGGAGATCTTTATGGTTTTAAATTAGTAAGAAATGCTGATGGACAAGTCGTTTATGATCCTACAACAGGACTTCCTTCAAGACCTGATCGAGTAGAAAAAGTAGGAAATGCATTCCCGAAATGGAGAGCCGGTCTTCAAAATGATTTCAAAATTAAAAACTGGCAGATTAGTTTCTCATTTGATGGTCAGTATGGTGGAATGGCTTATTCACAAACCCATCACAAAATGTCTGAGCAAGGTAAACTTGAGAATACTTTAATGGGAAGAGATAATCCAAGTGGAACGATTGTAGGACAAGGTGTTGTTTTAAATTCTGACGGAACTTACAGCCCAAATACAAAAGCAGTTGGTTTAGCAGCATATTACGGTGATTACTACAGAAGAGCCAATATTGAAACCAATACTTTTGATACTTCTTTCATTAAATTGAGAGATGCAAGAATCGCCTATTCATTTTCAAAAGATGTGATAGCACCACTAAAACTTACTGAGCTTACTTTGGCAGTTTTTGGTAAAAACCTTTGGATGTGGACGAAATTTCCAATGTTTGATCCTGAAGTTGCTGCTCTTAATGACTCTACAATTACTCCAGGTGCTGAAATTGGTCAGCTTCCAACGGCAAGAACTGTCGGTTTTCAAGTTAATTTAAAATTCTAAGATCAACCTCATGAAAAAAATATTTTTATCTACCGCAATTGCTCTTTCAGTTTTTAGTATAAATTCTTGTGAAAGAAGCTTTGAAGAGATCAATACAGATACAAGCAAAATAAAACAGCCTTCTGTAGGAAGTTTTCTGGTTCCGATTCAGTACGAAATGGGATCTTACGGATATAACAGAGCTGATGATTTTACGTTCGATATCATGCAGGTTGCTCTGGATTTTCCTAATGAAGGAAACACAGTAAGCCGTTATTATTTAACGGAAAGTACCGGAAACGGATATTGGAATACAAGCTACAAATGGCTGAAACAGGTAAGAGAACTGAATGAAGCTGCAAAAAAAGAGCAAAACAATAATTATCTCGCAATTTCTAAAGTTCTGAATGCATGGATTATGGCAAATCTTACCGATGCATTTGGCGATGTTCCGATGACGGAAGCTTTACGTCTTGAAGAGAATATTATGAAGCCAAAATATGATAAACAGAAAGACATCTATTTATTCCTTTTGGATGATCTGAAAGCAGCAAATACTCTTTTTGATACTACAAAAACATTGAGTGAAGGTGATCTTTTCTTTCAGGCAAATGCAAGTACAGCAGGAATTATAAAATGGAAAAAATTCTGTAATTCTCTTTCGTTAAGACTTTTAACAAGGGTTTTAAACAAGAATGGCGAAGTAAATGTACATGCAAGAATCAATGAGATTGTAAGTAATCCTACAGTTTATCCGATCTTTCAAAGTAATGCAGATGGTGCTACTTTAGATATTTCAGGGGTTGCTCCTTTGATGCCACCGATTGCAAGACCTCAGGATTTTACAGCATATAGAGCTTCAGGAGGATTTTTCACTCAGACTTTGGTAGACAACAATGACCCAAGACTAAGTATGTTTTTTACTCAGGCTAAAAGTCTTCCGCCTGCAAATGCAAATATTGGTTATAAAGGTGTTCCGTCCGGATATGCATTGGGATCTACATTCGCTTATCAGCCTTCAAACCTGAATCAAAATTTAGCAAAAGCTCCGCTGAAAATTTTGGTAATGCCTTATGCAGAGCTTCAGTTTATTCTTTCTGAATTAGCTCTTAAAGGAATTATTCCGGGGAGTGCGCAAACATTCTACGAAAGTGGAGTGAAGGCAACTCTTGAACAATGGGGAGCAACCATGCCTGCAAACTATTTTGCCAATCCGAAAGTAGCTTACAACGGAACTTTAGAAAGAATCATGCTTCAAAAATATGTGGGATTATTCTTTGTAGATCATCAACAGTGGTATGAGCAGAGAAGAACAGGATTTCCTGTGTTGCCAAACAACGGAGGTTTGATGAATAATGCAAAAATGCCTCAGAGAATGCCTTATCCAACAGTTACAAAAGTTCAGAATTATGACAATTATGTAACGGCTTCTCAAAATATGGGTGGTGACAATATCAATACAAAAATGTGGTGGAATCAATAATCCCCAATTAATCAATAATCAAAATTATAATGAATATAAAATTCTTATTGCCATCATTACTGGTTTCAGCGATGGCATTTTCCCAAACTTCAGTTTCAGGATATGTCTTTGAAGATCTTAATAAAAATCAGAAGAAAGAAAATCGTGAAAAAGGAATTGAAAACGTAGCCGTATCCAACGGAGCTCAGGTGGTTTTAACCGATAAAAGCGGAAAATACAGCTTGCCAATTTCAGAAGGACAGACGATTTTTGTGATTAAACCTTCAGGATACATGATGGGTTTAAATCAAAATAATTTACCGCAATATTATTATCAGTACAAACCGAAAGGTTCGCCTTCAGATTTTAAGTACAAAGGAACAGCACCCACGGGAACACTTCCGAAAGAATTAAAT comes from Chryseobacterium sp. 3008163 and encodes:
- a CDS encoding glycerophosphodiester phosphodiesterase family protein gives rise to the protein MKNFILGLAVLSTAMMSAQTQIIAHRGYWQTNPPTTENSIKALENAQDLKIYGAEFDVRMTKDGVLVVNHDEHHDKMEISETDFKELKKLKLSNGENFPLLKDYLKAGKKDKSLKLIVEIKPDKTKEKEDELTAKTIKLVKELKLESQSEFISFSLNICKEIKKLEPTFKVQYLKGELSPQQIKDEGLDGIDYHYSIFQKNPTWIADAKALGLITNAWTVNDVVVYDELKKQGIGFITTNIPDQLKNK
- a CDS encoding TonB-dependent receptor plug domain-containing protein, yielding MRKETQKLLLLSVLGLVSVNMAAQQQVKKDTIKNIDEVVVTALGIKRQDKSLGYVAEKVNSEVFENIQNNNWAQGLEGRVSGLKVQTAGAGPLGSARITLRGEKTFGFAGNYALIVVDGVPLSNSTTGTGTAAYGAGTGGDLPVDLGDGLNSINPDDIESVTVLKGASAAALYGSRAANGALMITTKSGKGKNSKLTVSFNSTLSYDSVLKWPDYQYQYGQGTLAKNTAGEFFYSYGASADGVSTGGTSSAFGPKFNGQSYFQYDPNLLGQSAERQLWRPYEDNIKGFWETGVTSSNNVSVESSTEKTSFRASLTYLDNKWMMPNTGFNRFNGAISLDHKVTDKFRISTKFNYANTQSDNLPATGYNNQSISYFMIFQNPNVDLAWYKPIWKPGQEEIDQIHPFSSFIDNPYLIAYKMLNGVEKKLITGNISATYDFNKNFSLMLRSGIEMLDEERTTKRPYSSANYLKGFYREQYIKNNEFNNDLLFTFKKITANLM
- a CDS encoding TonB-dependent receptor; its protein translation is MSANAGASIRYNQYVMTDFRAEGLKVAGDYSLNNAIALITKVPKPNDQQMNSVYGLVSANYDNLIFLDVTARNDWSSTLNKDNRSFFYPSVSSSFILSDIFKLSSSNFNYWKLRASWAQVGLGGSAYQIDKYYTPSDFVGSVLTPSTYVTPNIRPQENSNIEAGMDLSILKNRLSYNFTLYQNTTVDEILGVSTPVESGYTTRIINAGEIRNRGVEMSLNAIPVKSKNFSWNVSANWSMNRNKVMSLPEEYTGDNYYTISTVAGVLYYNAVVGGSLGDLYGFKLVRNADGQVVYDPTTGLPSRPDRVEKVGNAFPKWRAGLQNDFKIKNWQISFSFDGQYGGMAYSQTHHKMSEQGKLENTLMGRDNPSGTIVGQGVVLNSDGTYSPNTKAVGLAAYYGDYYRRANIETNTFDTSFIKLRDARIAYSFSKDVIAPLKLTELTLAVFGKNLWMWTKFPMFDPEVAALNDSTITPGAEIGQLPTARTVGFQVNLKF
- a CDS encoding SusD/RagB family nutrient-binding outer membrane lipoprotein gives rise to the protein MKKIFLSTAIALSVFSINSCERSFEEINTDTSKIKQPSVGSFLVPIQYEMGSYGYNRADDFTFDIMQVALDFPNEGNTVSRYYLTESTGNGYWNTSYKWLKQVRELNEAAKKEQNNNYLAISKVLNAWIMANLTDAFGDVPMTEALRLEENIMKPKYDKQKDIYLFLLDDLKAANTLFDTTKTLSEGDLFFQANASTAGIIKWKKFCNSLSLRLLTRVLNKNGEVNVHARINEIVSNPTVYPIFQSNADGATLDISGVAPLMPPIARPQDFTAYRASGGFFTQTLVDNNDPRLSMFFTQAKSLPPANANIGYKGVPSGYALGSTFAYQPSNLNQNLAKAPLKILVMPYAELQFILSELALKGIIPGSAQTFYESGVKATLEQWGATMPANYFANPKVAYNGTLERIMLQKYVGLFFVDHQQWYEQRRTGFPVLPNNGGLMNNAKMPQRMPYPTVTKVQNYDNYVTASQNMGGDNINTKMWWNQ